A region from the Prionailurus viverrinus isolate Anna chromosome E2, UM_Priviv_1.0, whole genome shotgun sequence genome encodes:
- the LOC125152864 gene encoding zinc finger protein 675-like, translating to MASPQELLTFKDVAIEFSQEEWGFLNHSQRELYRDVMLENYGHLLLLGLVSKPDQVNFLEQKKEAWDVNGKGTVATHPAVSSHGTLSFLPKSCIEASLQNKSMGRYKHSTLENLHLMIDWDNDGESEGHQGYHEGHIQTETSAHNKNLSAQNGEEYKAFWKNLFKSSTSAAPCVSVSKSSNQVLKHTYLWNENLENVETYLVNAENNYLNYFENRIILTFQSNISESQRFQDEEKSAKWHKFGRSFTEQLTPQTYQSTYNEDTIVQCSQYEKKFNHTSNVNKHLRSHFLEKHFEYNKCGEDFYQSSKLIHNKNKYIRENPHKYNEYEKALNQFSNVGDHQRTHVGKNTYRCHKPGNMFSQSRLTIHKTIETGENRYICKECGKTFDSHSKPTQHQQIHTGEKPYKCEECGKAFKDGSSLNGHRRIHTGEKHYKCKECGKAFTHRSSLTQHHRIHTGEKPYRCKECGKAFNQYSKVIQHHRIHTGEKPYKCKKCGKAFNLHSNLTQHHRIHTGEKPYQCKECGKAFNQHSHLTQHHRIHTGEKPYKCIECGKAFKRHSNLIQHHRIHTGEKPYKCKECGKVFNGYSQLTIHHRIHTGEKPYDCKKCGKAFKHQSNLTQHHRIHTGEKPYDCKECGKAFNQHSNLIRHQRIHTI from the exons ATGGCCAGTCCTCAG GAACTGCTGACCTTCAAGGATGTGGCCATAGAATTCTCTCAGGAAGAGTGGGGTTTCCTGAACCACAGTCAGCGGGAGCTCTATAGAGATGTGATGTTAGAGAACTATGGACACCTCCTCCTCTTGG GTCTTGTGTCAAAACCAGACCAGGTCAACTTCTTGGAGCAAAAGAAGGAGGCTTGGGATGTGAATGGAAAGGGGACAGTAGCCACACATCCAG ctgtatcttcacatggcacCCTGAGCTTCCTGCCAAAGTCTTGCATAGAAGCTTCTTTACAAAACAAGTCAATGGGGAGATACAAACACAGCACCCTTGAGAATTTACACTTAATGATAGACTGGGACAATGATGGTGAAAGTGAAGGGCATCAAGGATATCATGAAGGACATATCCAAACTGAGACAAGTGCCCATAATAAGAATCTCAGTGCCCAAAATGGTGAAGAATATAAAGCATTTTGGAAAAACCTTTTTAAGTCCAGCACTTCAGCAGCGCCATGTGTTTCTGTAAGCAAAAGCTCAAATCAAGTATTGaaacatacatatttatggaatgaaaatttggaaaatgtggaAACCTACCTAGTGAAtgctgaaaataattatttgaactattttgaaaatagaattatattgACCTTTCAGTCCAATATTTCTGAAAGTCAGAGAtttcaagatgaagaaaaaagtgCTAAGTGGCATAAATTTGGGAGGTCCTTTACCGAGCAGTTGACCCCACAAACTTACCAGAGCACTTATAATGAAGACACAATTGTTCAATGCAGTCAATATGAGAAAAAATTTAACCACACCTCAAATGTTAACAAACATCTGAGGAGTCATTTTCTAGAGAAGCATTTTGAATATAATAAATGTGGGGAAGATTTTTATCAAAGCTCAAAActtatacataataaaaataagtatataagaGAGAATCCtcataaatataatgaatatgaGAAAGCTCTTAACCAGTTCTCCAATGTTGGTGATCATCAGAGGACTCatgtggggaaaaacacatacaGATGTCATAAACCTGGGAACATGTTTAGTCAGTCAAGACTAACTATACATAAGACAATTGAAACTGGAGAGAATAGGTACATTTGTAAGGAATGTGGCAAAACCTTTGACTCACACTCAAAACCAACTCAACATCAGCAAATACATACTGgggagaaaccttacaaatgtgaAGAATGTGGTAAAGCCTTTAAGGACGGCTCGTCACTAAATGGACATAGGCgaatccatactggagagaaacattacaaatgtaaagaatgtggcaaggcctttaccCATCGCTCAAGCCTTACtcaacatcacagaattcatactggagagaaaccatataGATGTAAAGAATGTGGTAAGGCCTTTAACCAGTACTCAAAAGTTATTCAACATCACagaattcacactggagaaaaaccttacaaatgtaaaaaatgtggcaaggcctttaacCTGCATTCAAACCTTACtcaacatcacagaattcatactggagagaaaccttaccaatgtaaagaatgtggcaaggcctttaacCAGCACTCACACCTTACtcaacatcacagaattcatactggagagaaaccttacaaatgtataGAATGTGGCAAGGCTTTTAAGAGGCACTCAAATCTTATTCAACATCACAgaatccatactggagagaaaccttacaaatgtaaagaatgtggcaaagtCTTTAATGGTTATTCACAACTTACTATACATCACAgaatccatactggagagaaaccttatgacTGTAAaaaatgtggcaaggcctttaaaCACCAATCAAACCTTACTCAACATCACAgaatccatactggagagaaaccctacgactgtaaagaatgtggcaaggctTTTAACCAGCACTCAAACCTTATTcgacatcagagaattcacactaTATAG